Proteins encoded together in one Anopheles darlingi chromosome 3, idAnoDarlMG_H_01, whole genome shotgun sequence window:
- the LOC125955992 gene encoding rho guanine nucleotide exchange factor 18 isoform X5 yields the protein MMDGGTHNEVPSEELLLLSSDDENDADLVIDYLCEDQSTSLKCKEPSVRSQEIEIAQGFKGDYGNDIASAGINGSNSDTTGTNNHSNMVPIISVTPHSPGAKFNFLEDTLSQLQCLRESVAHMKNSALQNTAIGGIGGSTVSSSKLFSSCPSLPDLTISNPINVWPHHHVLYGLNNDRRKSWTAIEDLTECTKSSHKSVSLSSLDSEEQESLRAAERLHNRTSRNSTGGISTHSLNEAELARDFEKVVAKRNLVPVVPRIPLQKSISTPSIAPVRNQNAKEDNIASEEYTEHHEKRRKRGSLFFRKKKDKAKAKGQSSVCDACGAVINLASYKEHAVECKAKIAKKYFQAQPKAGSNKKSSTNSHNSSQHDDQGRDYYDGHVHNDNTNYSDDVPLIRDEFLHETPIGPHDLGAEPILGVAIDEHDSWSPSVPKEVVKTLKDKQVKRQEHIYEFIMTEKHHVQTLLVMQKVFVESLQKHFSHLNLERMFPRLVELTELHTAFLRKLRLKQREHHVVDSIADILLDFFSSMSAQKLKSAYGEFCSNHRSALDTFKCYMTGDNVFAEWYKHCQQNPLLKKKGIPECILFVTQRLTKYPLLIDPLLKSSREDKIEQEKLQKAMSLVKEILVDVDARVADKEKEDRQLEIFKRIDAKSFAIFKKDKFKKSDIISCNRKLRFEGVATLMQGRSKMQTVLVVVLSDCLFFLLENSHKYSFFTPENKASVVSLQKLLIREKAGTESRGIYIISSNPAYPEMYELKVQNPKDKNVWIQSIRSAVIDCPSDESETEDYMSMEQRQKMIDLKQANIREIICKMRQKDFEQAILLEEKIALQLSLLLDNEQNVEQLGPAVESFISNYGSYRDLISDDCDTIEIWKRVLNSIQEISSLASSLYTAATGLPLSRSSSSVGERQSELYISPTLPKRAETFGGFDERRSKQLLAASGLSGAGSGTAVAHTMQPRDAVLSTLSAGYFTNRETYEKREQTPQNVPHHHQQHHHQSPSTVDIETLLMLANPSGTALHGQQRLLAASEGGSVPAELAKDQNYAALHVSHHLHTLLCIISQQMTTIQSLQHQLNSYRENPKTLYRHNDQLEELRNLQDKLQEEKTAWQKQKELEERELEETKQSQKALQTQIRVDQEDIKQQREQLYRKMEILSSQGLLLSPSVALPIPTGVVASLEDTQSLCEEHHVDGTFGGGNAAAGAGSMIGSSVTMERKKEKWRTASITKTPPANLVSATNASKINPNHIKQQLPLKLSSLSSTKQMSSGSSNSSPMAGNVGMSGHNSPGVGSSGGSSSVMQMFPLKLADKKLSSSTPNHSRTGSSPAVIQQQIQVQSGNPATRTNTYPKIPERFRLRSSDNYPSPSPSMAGMTPTAYQYSSPLSATPPMVPLHPRTVGGSAPLTDASISGSMVHGSSSPLMAQYTTLQQASPKPDGSASLQTAGSKDDSAKSSSKEEEVMYF from the exons ATGATGGACGGTGGTACGCACAACGAGGTACCGTCGGAAGAGCTTTTACTGTTGTCATCAG ACGACGAAAACGATGCAGATCTGGTTATTGATTATCTGTGCGAGGATCAATCGACCAGTTTGAAATGTAAGGAACCATCGGTCAGGTCGCAGGAAATAGAAATCGCTCAAGGATTCAAAGGAGACTACGGTAACGACATTGCTTCCGCTGGCATAAACGGTAGCAATAGTGACACAACAGGTACAAATAATCACAGTAACATGGTGCCTATCATCAGCGTTACTCCGCACAGCCCTGGCGCAAAGTTTAACTTTCTTG AGGATACACTAAGCCAACTACAATGTCTTCGGGAAAGTGTAGCCCATATGAAAAATTCTGCTCTGCAGAACACAGCCATCGGTGGAATCGGAGGGTCGACG GTATCTTCATCAAAACTATTTTCCTCCTGCCCTTCACTACCCGATTTGACGATTTCGAATCCGATCAACGTATGGCCACATCACCACGTCCTCTATGGCTTGAACAACGACAGGCGAAAATCTTGGACAGCCATCGAGGATCTGACGGAGTGCACAAAGTCATCACATAAGAG CGTTAGTTTGTCGAGCTTGGACAGTGAGGAACAAGAATCCTTACGTGCCGCCGAACGGTTGCATAACCGAACCAGCAGAAACAGCACCGGAGGAATATCAACGCATTCACTGAATGAAGCAGAACTGGCC cgCGATTTCGAGAAAGTTGTAGCGAAGCGTAACCTGGTACCAGTGGTACCACGAATACCGCTCCAGAAAAGCATATCCACACCATCGATAGCTCCAGTACGGAATCAAAATGCCAAGGAAGACAACATCGCATC TGAGGAATACACGGAACATCatgagaagcgaagaaaacgaGGTTCCCTATTCTTCCGTAAGAAGAAGgacaaagcaaaagcaaaaggacaATCATCCGTTTGCGATG CATGCGGAGCAGTAATAAACCTGGCCAGCTACAAAGAGCATGCCGTTGAGTGTAAGGCAAAGATAGCAAAG aAATATTTCCAAGCCCAACCAAAAGCGGGCTCCAACAAAAAGAGCTCCACAAATAG CCACAATTCCTCGCAACACGATGATCAGGGTAGAGACTATTATGATGGCCACGTGCATAATGATAACACTAA TTACTCGGATGACGTTCCGCTGATACGGGACGAGTTCCTGCACGAGACGCCTATCGGTCCGCATGATCTCGGTGCCGAGCCGATCTTGGGTGTTGCGATCGATGAGCATGACTCCTGGAGCCCTAGTGTGCCGAAGGAAGTGGTGAAAACTTTAAAAGATAAGCAA GTTAAGCGCCAGGAGCACATTTACGAGTTTATTATGACTGAAAAGCATCATGTTCAAACGTTACTAGTCATGCAGAAAGTGTTTGTAGAAAGCCTGCAGAAGCATTTCAGTCACCTAAACCTGGAGCGCATGTTTCCCCGGCTAGTTGAGCTGACTGAGTTGCACACGGCTTTCCTGCGTAAGCTGCGATTGAAGCAGCGAGAGCATCATGTAGTGGACAGCATTGCCGACATCCTGcttgatttcttttcctctatGTCTGCCCAGAAGCTGAAGAGTGCTTACGGTGAATTCTGCTCGAATCATCGCTCCGCGCTTGATACGTTCAAGTGTTACATGACCGGTGACAATGTGTTCGCCGAATGGTATAAGCATTGTCAGCAAAACCCACTGCTCAAGAAAAAGGGCATACCGGAGTGCATACTGTTTGTGACGCAGCGGCTCACCAAATATCCGCTCTTGATCGATCCGCTGCTCAAAAGCTCCCGTGAGGACAAAATCGAGCAGGAGAAATTGCAAAAGGCGATGTCTTTGGTGAAGGAGATTCTGGTGGACGTTGATGCACGAGTTGCTGATAAGGAGAAAGAAGATCGTCAATTAGAAATTTTCAAACGTATCGATGCCAAGTCGTTCGCTATATTTAAGAAGGACAAATTCAAAAAATCTGACATCATATCATGCAACAGAAAACTGAGATTCGAAGGTGTGGCTACGCTTATGCAGGGCCGATCCAAGATGCAGACAGTACTAGTGGTCGTGCTGTCGgattgtttatttttcctGCTGGAAAACTCGCACAAGTATTCATTCTTTACTCCAGAAAACAAG GCCAGTGTCGTCTCACTGCAAAAGTTGCTGATTCGAGAGAAGGCTGGTACCGAGTCTCGAGGTATTTATATCATATCCTCCAACCCTGCATACCCAGAAATGTACGAGCTAAAGGTACAAAATCCGAAGGATAAAAATGTCTGGATACAATCAATACG ATCTGCCGTTATCGATTGCCCGTCGGACGAATCGGAAACGGAAGACTATATGAGCATGGAGCAGCGACAGAAGATGATTGACCTAAAACAAGCCAACATTCGTGAAATAATTT GTAAAATGCGTCAGAAAGACTTCGAACAAGCGATACTACTCGAAGAAAAGATTGCACTGCAGCTGAGCCTGTTACTGGATAACGAGCAGAATGTGGAGCAGCTTGGTCCTGCGGTTGAATCATTCATTTCCAATTACGGATCCTATCGGGATCTTATCTCCGACGACTGTGATACTATAGAAATATGGAAACGGGTGTTGAACTCTATACAAGAAATCAGCTCTCTGGCATCATCACTATACACGGCCGCTACCGGATTGCCGCTGTCGCGATCAAGCAGTTCCGTTGGCGAACGGCAGAGCGAGCTTTACATTTCCCCAACCCTTCCGAAACGTGCAGAAACCTTTGGTGGATTTGATGAGCGTCGCTCGAAGCAACTCCTCGCAGCGAGCGGACTCAGTGGTGCGGGTAGTGGAACGGCGGTGGCACACACGATGCAACCACGCGACGCTGTGCTTTCAACGCTTTCGGCCGGCTACTTTACCAATCGCGAAACGTATGAGAAACGGGAGCAAACCCCGCAGAACGtacctcaccatcaccagcagcaccaccaccaatcgcctTCGACGGTGGACATTGAAACACTGCTCATGCTAGCGAACCCCTCCGGCACAGCCCTGCATGGTCAGCAAAGGCTATTAGCTGCTTCGGAGGGGGGATCAGTACCGGCCGAACTAGCCAAAGATCAAAACTATGCTGCTCTCCATGTGTCGCACCATTTGCACACCCTTCTGTGCATAATCTCGCAACAAATGACCACCATCCAGAGCCTGCAGCATCAGCTCAACAGTTACCGGGAAAATCCCAAAACACTGTACCGGCACAACGATCAACTGGAGGAACTGCGAAACCTGCAAGACAagctgcaggaggagaagacggCATggcagaagcaaaaggagcTGGAAGAGCGTGAGCTCGAGGAAACCAAGCAGTCCCAGAAAGCGTTACAAACGCAAATACGAGTCGATCAAGAGGACATTAAACAGCAACGTGAGCAGCTGtaccgaaaaatggaaattttatCCAGCCAAGGGCTTTTGCTGTCTCCTAGT GTTGCTCTACCGATACCGACCGGTGTCGTGGCTTCGTTAGAGGACACTCAAAGCTTGTGTGAAGAGCATCACGTAGACGGTACATTTGGTGGTGGGAATGCAGCGGCAGGCGCAGGCTCAATGATTGGATCATCGGTTACAATGGAgcggaagaaagagaaatggcGAACAGCGAGCA tTACAAAAACACCTCCAGCGAATCTTGTTAGTGCTACTAACGCCTCAAAGATTAATCCAAATCATATAAAGCAACAACTTCCGTTGAAGTTATCCTCGTTGTCTAG CACAAAGCAAATGTCGTCTGGAAGCAGCAACTCATCCCCGATGGCTGGTAATGTAGGTATGAGTGGCCACAACAGCCCCGGTGTTGGTTCTAGTGGTGGGAGTAGCAGCGTAATGCAGATGTTCCCCCTAAAGTTGGCCGACAAGAAG CTCTCCTCGAGCACTCCTAATCATTCCCGTACCGGCAGCAGTCCCGCCGTCATTCAGCAACAAATTCAAGTGCAATCGGGTAATCCCGCCACACG GACAAATACATACCCTAAAATACCGGAACGATTCCGTCTCCGGAGCTCGGATAATTATCCTTCACCTTCGCCGAGTATGGCAGGAATGACGCCCACTGCATATCAGTATTCATCGCCATTGTCGGCGACCCCGCCGATGGTACCTTTACATCCTCGTACCGTTGGAGGGTCTGCACCCCTCACAGATGCTAGCATTAGTGGAAGCATGGTGCATGGCTCCTCTTCTCCACTAATGGCACAATATACTACGCTTCAGCAGGCTTCACCCAAGCCTGACGGTAGTGCTTCTCTGCAAACCGCCGGGTCGAAGGACGACAGCGCCAAATCATCCTCCAAGGAGGAAGAGGTTATGTACTTTTGA
- the LOC125955992 gene encoding rho guanine nucleotide exchange factor 18 isoform X4, which yields MMDGGTHNEVPSEELLLLSSDDENDADLVIDYLCEDQSTSLKCKEPSVRSQEIEIAQGFKGDYGNDIASAGINGSNSDTTGTNNHSNMVPIISVTPHSPGAKFNFLEDTLSQLQCLRESVAHMKNSALQNTAIGGIGGSTVSSSKLFSSCPSLPDLTISNPINVWPHHHVLYGLNNDRRKSWTAIEDLTECTKSSHKSVSLSSLDSEEQESLRAAERLHNRTSRNSTGGISTHSLNEAELARDFEKVVAKRNLVPVVPRIPLQKSISTPSIAPVRNQNAKEDNIASEEYTEHHEKRRKRGSLFFRKKKDKAKAKGQSSVCDACGAVINLASYKEHAVECKAKIAKKYFQAQPKAGSNKKSSTNSHNSSQHDDQGRDYYDGHVHNDNTNYSDDVPLIRDEFLHETPIGPHDLGAEPILGVAIDEHDSWSPSVPKEVVKTLKDKQVKRQEHIYEFIMTEKHHVQTLLVMQKVFVESLQKHFSHLNLERMFPRLVELTELHTAFLRKLRLKQREHHVVDSIADILLDFFSSMSAQKLKSAYGEFCSNHRSALDTFKCYMTGDNVFAEWYKHCQQNPLLKKKGIPECILFVTQRLTKYPLLIDPLLKSSREDKIEQEKLQKAMSLVKEILVDVDARVADKEKEDRQLEIFKRIDAKSFAIFKKDKFKKSDIISCNRKLRFEGVATLMQGRSKMQTVLVVVLSDCLFFLLENSHKYSFFTPENKASVVSLQKLLIREKAGTESRGIYIISSNPAYPEMYELKVQNPKDKNVWIQSIRSAVIDCPSDESETEDYMSMEQRQKMIDLKQANIREIISLGTTELEGKMRQKDFEQAILLEEKIALQLSLLLDNEQNVEQLGPAVESFISNYGSYRDLISDDCDTIEIWKRVLNSIQEISSLASSLYTAATGLPLSRSSSSVGERQSELYISPTLPKRAETFGGFDERRSKQLLAASGLSGAGSGTAVAHTMQPRDAVLSTLSAGYFTNRETYEKREQTPQNVPHHHQQHHHQSPSTVDIETLLMLANPSGTALHGQQRLLAASEGGSVPAELAKDQNYAALHVSHHLHTLLCIISQQMTTIQSLQHQLNSYRENPKTLYRHNDQLEELRNLQDKLQEEKTAWQKQKELEERELEETKQSQKALQTQIRVDQEDIKQQREQLYRKMEILSSQGLLLSPSVALPIPTGVVASLEDTQSLCEEHHVDGTFGGGNAAAGAGSMIGSSVTMERKKEKWRTASITKTPPANLVSATNASKINPNHIKQQLPLKLSSLSSTKQMSSGSSNSSPMAGNVGMSGHNSPGVGSSGGSSSVMQMFPLKLADKKLSSSTPNHSRTGSSPAVIQQQIQVQSGNPATRTNTYPKIPERFRLRSSDNYPSPSPSMAGMTPTAYQYSSPLSATPPMVPLHPRTVGGSAPLTDASISGSMVHGSSSPLMAQYTTLQQASPKPDGSASLQTAGSKDDSAKSSSKEEEVMYF from the exons ATGATGGACGGTGGTACGCACAACGAGGTACCGTCGGAAGAGCTTTTACTGTTGTCATCAG ACGACGAAAACGATGCAGATCTGGTTATTGATTATCTGTGCGAGGATCAATCGACCAGTTTGAAATGTAAGGAACCATCGGTCAGGTCGCAGGAAATAGAAATCGCTCAAGGATTCAAAGGAGACTACGGTAACGACATTGCTTCCGCTGGCATAAACGGTAGCAATAGTGACACAACAGGTACAAATAATCACAGTAACATGGTGCCTATCATCAGCGTTACTCCGCACAGCCCTGGCGCAAAGTTTAACTTTCTTG AGGATACACTAAGCCAACTACAATGTCTTCGGGAAAGTGTAGCCCATATGAAAAATTCTGCTCTGCAGAACACAGCCATCGGTGGAATCGGAGGGTCGACG GTATCTTCATCAAAACTATTTTCCTCCTGCCCTTCACTACCCGATTTGACGATTTCGAATCCGATCAACGTATGGCCACATCACCACGTCCTCTATGGCTTGAACAACGACAGGCGAAAATCTTGGACAGCCATCGAGGATCTGACGGAGTGCACAAAGTCATCACATAAGAG CGTTAGTTTGTCGAGCTTGGACAGTGAGGAACAAGAATCCTTACGTGCCGCCGAACGGTTGCATAACCGAACCAGCAGAAACAGCACCGGAGGAATATCAACGCATTCACTGAATGAAGCAGAACTGGCC cgCGATTTCGAGAAAGTTGTAGCGAAGCGTAACCTGGTACCAGTGGTACCACGAATACCGCTCCAGAAAAGCATATCCACACCATCGATAGCTCCAGTACGGAATCAAAATGCCAAGGAAGACAACATCGCATC TGAGGAATACACGGAACATCatgagaagcgaagaaaacgaGGTTCCCTATTCTTCCGTAAGAAGAAGgacaaagcaaaagcaaaaggacaATCATCCGTTTGCGATG CATGCGGAGCAGTAATAAACCTGGCCAGCTACAAAGAGCATGCCGTTGAGTGTAAGGCAAAGATAGCAAAG aAATATTTCCAAGCCCAACCAAAAGCGGGCTCCAACAAAAAGAGCTCCACAAATAG CCACAATTCCTCGCAACACGATGATCAGGGTAGAGACTATTATGATGGCCACGTGCATAATGATAACACTAA TTACTCGGATGACGTTCCGCTGATACGGGACGAGTTCCTGCACGAGACGCCTATCGGTCCGCATGATCTCGGTGCCGAGCCGATCTTGGGTGTTGCGATCGATGAGCATGACTCCTGGAGCCCTAGTGTGCCGAAGGAAGTGGTGAAAACTTTAAAAGATAAGCAA GTTAAGCGCCAGGAGCACATTTACGAGTTTATTATGACTGAAAAGCATCATGTTCAAACGTTACTAGTCATGCAGAAAGTGTTTGTAGAAAGCCTGCAGAAGCATTTCAGTCACCTAAACCTGGAGCGCATGTTTCCCCGGCTAGTTGAGCTGACTGAGTTGCACACGGCTTTCCTGCGTAAGCTGCGATTGAAGCAGCGAGAGCATCATGTAGTGGACAGCATTGCCGACATCCTGcttgatttcttttcctctatGTCTGCCCAGAAGCTGAAGAGTGCTTACGGTGAATTCTGCTCGAATCATCGCTCCGCGCTTGATACGTTCAAGTGTTACATGACCGGTGACAATGTGTTCGCCGAATGGTATAAGCATTGTCAGCAAAACCCACTGCTCAAGAAAAAGGGCATACCGGAGTGCATACTGTTTGTGACGCAGCGGCTCACCAAATATCCGCTCTTGATCGATCCGCTGCTCAAAAGCTCCCGTGAGGACAAAATCGAGCAGGAGAAATTGCAAAAGGCGATGTCTTTGGTGAAGGAGATTCTGGTGGACGTTGATGCACGAGTTGCTGATAAGGAGAAAGAAGATCGTCAATTAGAAATTTTCAAACGTATCGATGCCAAGTCGTTCGCTATATTTAAGAAGGACAAATTCAAAAAATCTGACATCATATCATGCAACAGAAAACTGAGATTCGAAGGTGTGGCTACGCTTATGCAGGGCCGATCCAAGATGCAGACAGTACTAGTGGTCGTGCTGTCGgattgtttatttttcctGCTGGAAAACTCGCACAAGTATTCATTCTTTACTCCAGAAAACAAG GCCAGTGTCGTCTCACTGCAAAAGTTGCTGATTCGAGAGAAGGCTGGTACCGAGTCTCGAGGTATTTATATCATATCCTCCAACCCTGCATACCCAGAAATGTACGAGCTAAAGGTACAAAATCCGAAGGATAAAAATGTCTGGATACAATCAATACG ATCTGCCGTTATCGATTGCCCGTCGGACGAATCGGAAACGGAAGACTATATGAGCATGGAGCAGCGACAGAAGATGATTGACCTAAAACAAGCCAACATTCGTGAAATAATTT CACTGGGAACAACTGAGTTGGAAG GTAAAATGCGTCAGAAAGACTTCGAACAAGCGATACTACTCGAAGAAAAGATTGCACTGCAGCTGAGCCTGTTACTGGATAACGAGCAGAATGTGGAGCAGCTTGGTCCTGCGGTTGAATCATTCATTTCCAATTACGGATCCTATCGGGATCTTATCTCCGACGACTGTGATACTATAGAAATATGGAAACGGGTGTTGAACTCTATACAAGAAATCAGCTCTCTGGCATCATCACTATACACGGCCGCTACCGGATTGCCGCTGTCGCGATCAAGCAGTTCCGTTGGCGAACGGCAGAGCGAGCTTTACATTTCCCCAACCCTTCCGAAACGTGCAGAAACCTTTGGTGGATTTGATGAGCGTCGCTCGAAGCAACTCCTCGCAGCGAGCGGACTCAGTGGTGCGGGTAGTGGAACGGCGGTGGCACACACGATGCAACCACGCGACGCTGTGCTTTCAACGCTTTCGGCCGGCTACTTTACCAATCGCGAAACGTATGAGAAACGGGAGCAAACCCCGCAGAACGtacctcaccatcaccagcagcaccaccaccaatcgcctTCGACGGTGGACATTGAAACACTGCTCATGCTAGCGAACCCCTCCGGCACAGCCCTGCATGGTCAGCAAAGGCTATTAGCTGCTTCGGAGGGGGGATCAGTACCGGCCGAACTAGCCAAAGATCAAAACTATGCTGCTCTCCATGTGTCGCACCATTTGCACACCCTTCTGTGCATAATCTCGCAACAAATGACCACCATCCAGAGCCTGCAGCATCAGCTCAACAGTTACCGGGAAAATCCCAAAACACTGTACCGGCACAACGATCAACTGGAGGAACTGCGAAACCTGCAAGACAagctgcaggaggagaagacggCATggcagaagcaaaaggagcTGGAAGAGCGTGAGCTCGAGGAAACCAAGCAGTCCCAGAAAGCGTTACAAACGCAAATACGAGTCGATCAAGAGGACATTAAACAGCAACGTGAGCAGCTGtaccgaaaaatggaaattttatCCAGCCAAGGGCTTTTGCTGTCTCCTAGT GTTGCTCTACCGATACCGACCGGTGTCGTGGCTTCGTTAGAGGACACTCAAAGCTTGTGTGAAGAGCATCACGTAGACGGTACATTTGGTGGTGGGAATGCAGCGGCAGGCGCAGGCTCAATGATTGGATCATCGGTTACAATGGAgcggaagaaagagaaatggcGAACAGCGAGCA tTACAAAAACACCTCCAGCGAATCTTGTTAGTGCTACTAACGCCTCAAAGATTAATCCAAATCATATAAAGCAACAACTTCCGTTGAAGTTATCCTCGTTGTCTAG CACAAAGCAAATGTCGTCTGGAAGCAGCAACTCATCCCCGATGGCTGGTAATGTAGGTATGAGTGGCCACAACAGCCCCGGTGTTGGTTCTAGTGGTGGGAGTAGCAGCGTAATGCAGATGTTCCCCCTAAAGTTGGCCGACAAGAAG CTCTCCTCGAGCACTCCTAATCATTCCCGTACCGGCAGCAGTCCCGCCGTCATTCAGCAACAAATTCAAGTGCAATCGGGTAATCCCGCCACACG GACAAATACATACCCTAAAATACCGGAACGATTCCGTCTCCGGAGCTCGGATAATTATCCTTCACCTTCGCCGAGTATGGCAGGAATGACGCCCACTGCATATCAGTATTCATCGCCATTGTCGGCGACCCCGCCGATGGTACCTTTACATCCTCGTACCGTTGGAGGGTCTGCACCCCTCACAGATGCTAGCATTAGTGGAAGCATGGTGCATGGCTCCTCTTCTCCACTAATGGCACAATATACTACGCTTCAGCAGGCTTCACCCAAGCCTGACGGTAGTGCTTCTCTGCAAACCGCCGGGTCGAAGGACGACAGCGCCAAATCATCCTCCAAGGAGGAAGAGGTTATGTACTTTTGA